One segment of Mycolicibacterium sp. YH-1 DNA contains the following:
- a CDS encoding aspartate carbamoyltransferase catalytic subunit, giving the protein MTRHLLAAGDLTRDEATAILDDADRFREALLGREVKKLPTLRGRTIITMFYENSTRTRVSFEVAGKWMSADVINVSSSGSSVAKGESLRDTALTLRAAGADALIIRHPASGAAQQLAEWTAEPDGGGPAVINAGDGTHEHPTQALLDALTIRQRLGSIEGKRVVIVGDVLHSRVARSNVLLLATLGAEVVLVAPPTLLPVGVSSWPVTVSHDLDAELPAADVVLMLRVQAERMNGGFFPSAREYSVFYGLSDKRLATLSEGAVVLHPGPMLRGMEIASSVADSSQSAVLQQVSNGVHVRMAVLFHLLVGAGSEAVEVSA; this is encoded by the coding sequence ATGACCAGACACCTGCTCGCTGCGGGCGACCTGACACGCGACGAGGCCACCGCGATCCTCGACGACGCCGACCGGTTCCGCGAGGCGCTGCTGGGCCGCGAGGTCAAGAAGCTGCCGACGCTGCGCGGCCGCACCATCATCACGATGTTCTACGAGAACTCGACTCGCACGCGGGTGTCATTCGAGGTCGCGGGCAAGTGGATGAGCGCCGACGTGATCAACGTCAGTTCCTCGGGCAGCTCTGTCGCCAAGGGAGAGTCGTTGCGCGACACGGCACTCACGCTGCGTGCGGCGGGCGCGGACGCCCTGATCATCCGCCATCCCGCATCCGGTGCGGCCCAGCAGTTGGCTGAGTGGACGGCCGAGCCGGACGGCGGGGGACCTGCGGTGATCAACGCAGGCGACGGCACCCACGAGCACCCGACGCAGGCGCTGCTCGACGCACTGACCATCCGCCAGCGGCTGGGATCGATCGAGGGCAAGCGGGTCGTCATCGTCGGCGACGTGCTGCACAGTCGGGTGGCGCGGTCCAATGTGCTGCTGCTCGCGACGCTGGGCGCCGAGGTGGTGCTGGTCGCACCGCCCACCCTGCTTCCGGTCGGGGTGTCGTCCTGGCCCGTGACGGTGTCGCACGATCTCGATGCCGAACTGCCTGCCGCCGACGTCGTGCTGATGCTGCGGGTACAGGCCGAGCGTATGAACGGCGGCTTCTTCCCGTCGGCACGGGAGTACTCGGTCTTCTACGGGCTCTCGGACAAACGGCTTGCCACGCTGTCCGAGGGGGCAGTGGTCCTGCACCCCGGCCCGATGCTGCGCGGTATGGAGATCGCATCGTCGGTCGCCGACTCCTCGCAGTCCGCGGTGCTCCAACAGGTGTCCAATGGTGTCCACGTCAGGATGGCGGTCCTGTTCCATCTGTTGGTGGGCGCGGGCAGTGAAGCGGTAGAGGTGAGTGCATGA
- the pyrR gene encoding bifunctional pyr operon transcriptional regulator/uracil phosphoribosyltransferase PyrR, with amino-acid sequence MSGSVTPSPDRELLSASDVSRTVSRIAHQIIEKTALDGADAPRVVLLGIPTRGVTLATRLARNITEFSGVEVSAGALDVTLYRDDLMSKPPRALAVTTIPDGGIDGSIVVLVDDVLYSGRTVRAALDALRDVGRPRAVQLAVFVDRGHRELPIRADYVGKNVPTSRTDNIMVRLAELDDQDGVWIASTGGPTR; translated from the coding sequence ATGTCTGGCTCAGTCACCCCCAGTCCCGACCGGGAATTGTTGTCCGCGTCGGATGTGAGCCGGACCGTCTCCCGCATCGCACACCAGATCATCGAGAAGACCGCCCTCGACGGCGCCGACGCGCCTCGGGTGGTCCTGCTGGGCATTCCGACAAGAGGCGTGACGCTGGCGACACGGTTGGCGCGCAACATCACCGAGTTCTCCGGTGTCGAGGTCTCCGCCGGGGCACTGGACGTGACCCTCTACCGTGACGACCTGATGTCCAAGCCGCCAAGAGCGCTGGCCGTGACGACGATCCCCGACGGTGGCATCGACGGCTCGATCGTCGTACTCGTCGACGACGTGCTCTACTCCGGGCGCACCGTGCGAGCCGCACTGGACGCGCTGCGCGACGTTGGCCGGCCACGCGCCGTGCAACTTGCGGTGTTCGTGGACCGCGGGCACCGCGAGCTGCCGATCCGCGCCGACTACGTCGGCAAGAACGTCCCCACCTCCCGCACCGACAACATCATGGTGCGGCTGGCTGAGCTGGACGACCAAGACGGGGTGTGGATCGCGAGTACCGGAGGTCCGACGAGATGA
- a CDS encoding serine hydrolase: MKLDGNQASIQEVIDAGLLAGAVTMVWQGGSVLQVNELGHRDVSAKLPMQRDTIFRIASMSKPVTVAAAMSLLEEGRFTLSDPVTEWLPELAGMRVMADPAGPLERTVPAQRPITFDDLMTHRSGLAYAFSVGAPLSRAYGKLMFRQDQDRWLTELAALPLAHQPGERMTYSHATDVLGIALSRIEGKPLGDVLATRIFEPLGMSDTGFAVSHEGRRRAATMYKIEADGTLRDDVMGPAPVTPPTFCAGGAGLWSTADDYLAFARMLLAGGTLDGVRVLSERSVDLMRTDRLTTEQKRHPFLGMPFWRGRGFGLNLSVVTDPAQSRQLFGPGGLGTFGWPGAYGTWWQADPSVDRVMIYLVQNMPDLSPDSAAAAVAGNTSLLKLQSAQPKWVKRTYQALES; the protein is encoded by the coding sequence ATGAAGCTCGACGGGAACCAGGCATCCATCCAAGAGGTGATCGACGCAGGGCTGCTCGCCGGCGCGGTCACGATGGTGTGGCAGGGCGGCAGCGTGCTGCAGGTCAACGAACTCGGCCACCGCGACGTCTCCGCGAAACTGCCGATGCAGCGCGACACGATCTTCCGCATCGCCTCGATGAGCAAGCCCGTCACGGTGGCCGCCGCGATGTCGCTGCTCGAGGAGGGCCGGTTCACGCTGTCGGACCCCGTCACCGAGTGGCTACCCGAACTCGCGGGCATGCGGGTGATGGCAGACCCTGCCGGACCGCTGGAACGGACCGTGCCCGCGCAGCGGCCCATCACGTTCGACGATCTGATGACCCACCGCAGCGGGCTGGCATACGCGTTCTCGGTGGGAGCGCCATTGAGCCGGGCGTACGGGAAACTGATGTTCCGCCAGGACCAGGACCGCTGGCTCACCGAGCTCGCAGCGCTGCCGCTGGCCCACCAGCCCGGCGAGCGCATGACCTACAGCCACGCCACCGACGTCCTCGGCATCGCGCTGTCCCGTATCGAGGGCAAGCCCCTCGGTGACGTCCTGGCCACCCGGATCTTCGAGCCCCTCGGTATGTCCGACACCGGTTTCGCAGTCAGCCACGAGGGCCGTCGACGGGCCGCCACGATGTACAAGATAGAAGCCGATGGCACGCTCCGCGACGATGTCATGGGCCCGGCTCCGGTGACACCGCCGACGTTCTGCGCCGGTGGCGCGGGACTGTGGTCCACCGCCGACGACTACCTGGCCTTCGCACGGATGCTGCTCGCCGGCGGAACACTCGACGGGGTCCGGGTCCTTTCGGAGAGGTCCGTCGACCTGATGCGCACCGACCGGCTCACCACCGAGCAGAAGCGCCACCCCTTCCTGGGGATGCCGTTCTGGCGCGGGCGCGGCTTCGGGCTGAACCTGTCGGTGGTCACGGATCCGGCGCAGTCCCGCCAGTTGTTCGGTCCCGGTGGGCTCGGCACATTCGGTTGGCCCGGCGCGTACGGCACCTGGTGGCAGGCCGACCCCTCGGTCGACCGCGTGATGATCTACCTCGTCCAGAACATGCCCGACCTCAGCCCGGACTCCGCGGCCGCGGCCGTCGCGGGCAACACGTCGCTGCTGAAGCTGCAGTCCGCGCAGCCCAAGTGGGTCAAGCGGACCTACCAGGCGCTCGAGTCCTAG
- a CDS encoding HAD-IIA family hydrolase, protein MRADHRRDVSAHSSDLVGEMISAVGCLAAEHDCILLDLDGTVYRGAEPVEGAVATLAEIGVRTLFVTNNAARSPGQVAERMRQMGFSLGDDDVVTSAQIAARLLASRLSVGTPVLIVGTDALAAEVDSVGLRAVRSAAEGAAAVVQGHSPRTGWTDLAEAALTIRRGALWVATNVDHTLPTERGLLPGNGSLVAALHAATGLEPEVAGKPQPAILRDAIARGPFDSPLVVGDRLDTDIASAHAAGLPSLLVCSGVGTVRDLLAAPAEHRPTYVAPDIRGLTYPAARTRVCQQPHWRVNVVGGTATVTSTGIPVECDGLSIVRAAAHAVWQVTPSGRTPVVIAGDDSARAALEAVDLGGLAAAAQPRL, encoded by the coding sequence ATGCGAGCCGATCACCGCCGTGATGTGTCGGCGCATTCATCAGACCTGGTGGGCGAGATGATAAGTGCAGTGGGATGCCTCGCTGCCGAACATGATTGCATACTGCTGGACCTCGACGGAACCGTTTACCGAGGTGCAGAACCTGTCGAGGGTGCCGTGGCCACATTGGCCGAAATTGGCGTCCGAACATTGTTCGTCACGAATAACGCTGCGCGGAGCCCGGGCCAAGTCGCGGAGCGCATGCGCCAAATGGGTTTCTCGCTCGGCGATGATGATGTTGTGACCAGCGCGCAGATCGCGGCAAGGCTGCTGGCATCGAGGTTGAGTGTGGGTACGCCCGTGCTGATTGTCGGTACTGATGCCCTGGCTGCGGAGGTGGACAGCGTCGGCTTGCGGGCGGTGCGGTCCGCGGCCGAGGGTGCTGCCGCTGTCGTGCAGGGCCACTCACCGCGCACTGGGTGGACTGATCTCGCCGAAGCCGCCCTCACGATTCGCCGCGGAGCTTTGTGGGTGGCTACCAATGTTGATCACACGCTGCCGACTGAGCGCGGATTGTTGCCGGGAAACGGGTCCTTGGTGGCGGCGCTACACGCAGCGACCGGATTGGAACCTGAAGTGGCAGGGAAGCCGCAGCCGGCGATCCTACGCGACGCGATTGCTCGGGGTCCGTTCGATTCACCGCTTGTCGTAGGTGACCGGCTTGACACCGACATTGCCAGCGCACATGCTGCCGGATTGCCAAGCTTGTTGGTATGCAGCGGCGTTGGCACGGTACGCGACTTGCTCGCCGCGCCAGCCGAACACCGACCCACCTATGTCGCACCGGACATACGTGGTCTCACATACCCCGCTGCTAGGACGCGTGTTTGCCAGCAACCTCACTGGCGCGTCAATGTCGTCGGTGGCACGGCGACAGTGACATCAACCGGCATCCCGGTCGAGTGTGACGGACTATCGATTGTGCGTGCCGCCGCGCACGCAGTATGGCAGGTAACTCCAAGTGGGCGGACCCCGGTGGTCATCGCCGGTGACGACAGCGCCCGAGCCGCTTTGGAAGCCGTCGACCTTGGCGGCCTCGCTGCCGCCGCTCAGCCTCGACTGTAG
- a CDS encoding HAD-IA family hydrolase — MSVSTSLSAVIFDVDGTLADTERDGHRPAFNDAFALHGIEIVWNVAEYGPLLKITGGRRRIATDLRQRGYSDVERLATEIHDTKTALFRERILAGEVKPRSGLRSFTTGLVDAGLRIAVATTGRRAWVEPLVRQVLGDGVVETMVTGDDVDRLKPDPEVYLKTLNQLGLAPEQALAVEDSSVGLRAAASAGIATAVITNEYTEGQDFTDAALVRSAFDGCEPITAVMCRRIHQTWWAR; from the coding sequence GTGAGTGTCAGCACGTCTCTTTCCGCCGTGATCTTCGATGTCGACGGAACCCTGGCCGACACGGAGCGCGATGGTCACCGCCCGGCGTTCAATGACGCGTTTGCGTTGCACGGGATCGAGATCGTTTGGAATGTCGCCGAGTACGGTCCTCTGCTGAAGATCACCGGGGGGCGCCGCCGGATAGCGACCGATCTGCGCCAACGGGGTTACTCAGATGTCGAGCGACTGGCCACAGAGATCCATGATACGAAGACCGCGTTGTTCCGTGAACGTATCCTTGCCGGCGAGGTGAAGCCGCGCTCGGGATTACGGAGCTTCACGACCGGCCTTGTCGACGCGGGTCTCAGAATCGCAGTGGCTACTACCGGTCGCCGCGCGTGGGTGGAACCCCTGGTGCGCCAGGTGCTTGGAGACGGGGTCGTTGAGACGATGGTGACCGGTGACGACGTCGATCGCCTCAAGCCCGATCCCGAAGTCTATCTCAAGACCCTCAATCAACTTGGCCTGGCGCCGGAACAAGCGCTGGCGGTGGAGGACTCGTCGGTCGGGTTACGTGCTGCTGCGTCGGCTGGGATAGCGACAGCGGTGATTACCAATGAATACACGGAGGGCCAGGACTTCACAGACGCGGCCCTGGTGCGCAGCGCCTTTGATGGATGCGAGCCGATCACCGCCGTGATGTGTCGGCGCATTCATCAGACCTGGTGGGCGAGATGA
- a CDS encoding phosphoribulokinase: protein MSRAADYRHRPVMLAIAGDSAAGKATLAAGLVEALGTDRCLSLSADDYQRFDRTERVGMSLTPVHPDSNYLGILEQHLQLLATGQPVLKPVYDHAIGLRTRPELLEPKDFVIVHGVLPLHSKLARACFDVTVYLDPAEGIRRAWKMRRDTGDRGYTAEQVREALAAAEAASASVIRPQRVHADIVVSFSRISGRDDPADTPLSAEVLLRPTIVQPDLAQILRPSLTRTAHLRLTRDTDGRPVESMHVHGYTSEEENEAAENLIWNALGEPGAEVPQWLGITGAGRRSTPLAITQMLLLYHLLQGSR, encoded by the coding sequence ATGAGTCGCGCCGCCGATTACCGCCATCGTCCTGTGATGCTTGCGATTGCAGGGGACAGCGCGGCGGGAAAGGCTACGTTAGCGGCGGGCTTGGTGGAAGCACTCGGGACTGATCGATGCCTTTCGCTCTCCGCCGATGACTACCAGCGCTTCGATCGCACTGAACGTGTCGGCATGTCGTTGACGCCGGTGCATCCCGATAGCAACTATCTCGGCATCCTCGAACAGCACCTCCAGCTGTTGGCAACCGGTCAACCAGTCCTCAAGCCCGTGTACGACCACGCCATTGGCCTGCGAACACGGCCGGAGTTGTTGGAGCCCAAAGACTTTGTCATCGTGCACGGAGTTCTGCCGCTGCACAGCAAGCTGGCGCGCGCGTGTTTCGATGTCACCGTCTACCTGGATCCGGCAGAGGGCATCCGGCGCGCTTGGAAGATGCGGCGCGACACCGGGGACCGCGGATACACCGCCGAACAGGTACGGGAGGCACTCGCGGCCGCTGAGGCCGCATCCGCTTCGGTGATCCGGCCGCAACGAGTACATGCCGACATCGTGGTGAGCTTCTCGAGGATATCCGGGCGCGATGATCCCGCCGACACCCCGTTGTCTGCCGAGGTATTGCTTCGCCCCACCATCGTCCAACCGGACCTCGCCCAGATTCTCCGGCCGAGCCTCACCCGCACCGCCCACCTTCGCCTCACTCGCGACACGGACGGCAGACCTGTCGAGAGCATGCACGTGCACGGCTACACCTCGGAGGAGGAGAATGAGGCTGCGGAGAATCTGATCTGGAACGCCCTGGGAGAACCTGGCGCCGAAGTGCCCCAATGGCTTGGAATCACAGGCGCCGGGAGAAGGAGCACACCGCTGGCGATCACTCAGATGCTTCTGCTGTATCACCTGCTCCAGGGATCACGATAG
- the tkt gene encoding transketolase — MTTDSATSSARQILSAEIDELAITTLRFLAVDAVQAANSGHPGLPLGAAPAAWTLWSRHLRHDPAHPGWPDRDRFVLSAGHGSALLYALLNVFGYGLTAAELAQFRQLGSRTPGHPEFGQTPGVETTTGPLGQGLANAVGMALAERMLAARCNDQEHRIVDHRTWVLAGDGDLMEGISHEAASLAGRLGLGRLVVIFDDNNVTIDGPADVSCGDDAMARFAAYGWTTLLVEDGNDVDAIDRALTIARTDDSAPTFIRLRTIIGYGAPGVEGTSRAHGSPLGVETITAMRARCGWPTTQFHVPDELASVAAALAAEGAAARADWVHAYAEWTAANPQSAVDHRLDTVPAPPDGDILSHILDALPDKATASRQASGTALNCLASRYPALVGGSADLAASTNTVIPGGAVSPDDYSGRTVHFGIREHAMAAAMNGIAVHGGLRPFGSTFLVFADYLRPALRLSALMRQPVVYVFTHDSVHVGEDGPTHQPIEQIESLRLIPGVTVLRPADAGETALAWDIAARNLAGPTALILTRQSLPNLGNDGLNDLRRNGLRTVGTATDHPDVLLGASGSEVSLALAAADLLAERGVRAAVVSVMWRERLSEALSVDRTVLPDVPAVWIEAGVTIGWRALARDRDVVVGLNRFGESGPGSQVAAHLGLTPRAVADSALRVLERSVNPS; from the coding sequence ATGACGACCGATAGCGCGACGTCATCCGCCCGCCAGATACTGAGCGCGGAGATCGATGAACTGGCGATCACCACGCTTCGCTTTCTGGCCGTAGATGCGGTGCAGGCGGCCAACAGCGGCCATCCCGGCCTGCCGCTGGGTGCTGCTCCTGCCGCATGGACGTTGTGGTCGCGTCACCTGCGTCATGACCCGGCACACCCGGGGTGGCCTGACCGCGACCGCTTTGTCTTGTCTGCCGGACACGGCTCGGCATTGCTCTACGCGCTACTCAACGTGTTTGGCTACGGACTGACGGCCGCTGAACTCGCACAGTTTCGCCAGCTCGGCTCGCGCACGCCCGGACACCCGGAGTTCGGACAGACACCTGGCGTCGAGACGACGACCGGTCCACTGGGTCAGGGGCTCGCCAACGCAGTCGGTATGGCCCTGGCTGAACGTATGCTGGCAGCCCGCTGCAATGACCAAGAGCATCGGATTGTCGACCACCGCACGTGGGTCCTGGCCGGTGACGGCGACCTGATGGAGGGCATCAGCCATGAGGCTGCATCCCTGGCCGGGCGGCTCGGGCTCGGCCGGCTCGTGGTCATCTTCGATGACAACAATGTGACCATCGACGGTCCTGCCGACGTCAGCTGCGGAGACGACGCGATGGCGCGTTTCGCCGCATACGGGTGGACCACCCTCTTAGTCGAGGACGGCAACGACGTCGACGCGATCGATCGGGCACTGACCATCGCGCGCACCGACGATTCGGCGCCGACGTTCATCCGGCTGCGGACAATCATCGGTTACGGCGCTCCTGGAGTCGAGGGCACATCCAGGGCACACGGCAGCCCGCTCGGTGTGGAGACGATCACGGCGATGCGTGCCCGCTGTGGCTGGCCCACGACCCAGTTCCATGTGCCCGACGAGCTGGCTTCCGTCGCGGCTGCACTAGCCGCTGAGGGCGCAGCCGCACGCGCCGACTGGGTCCACGCGTACGCCGAGTGGACAGCAGCGAATCCACAATCGGCGGTCGACCATCGGCTTGACACGGTGCCCGCTCCACCCGATGGTGACATCCTGTCCCACATCCTGGATGCACTGCCGGACAAGGCCACCGCGTCGCGTCAGGCATCGGGCACTGCACTCAATTGCCTGGCCTCGAGGTACCCCGCCCTTGTCGGCGGCTCAGCTGACTTGGCGGCATCCACCAACACCGTCATTCCTGGCGGCGCTGTGAGTCCCGATGACTACTCCGGTCGCACAGTACATTTCGGGATTCGCGAGCATGCCATGGCAGCGGCCATGAACGGCATCGCCGTTCATGGCGGCCTACGCCCGTTCGGCAGCACATTTCTGGTTTTCGCTGACTATCTACGTCCGGCACTGCGATTGTCGGCGTTGATGCGTCAACCCGTCGTATACGTCTTCACCCACGACTCGGTGCATGTCGGGGAGGATGGGCCGACACACCAGCCGATCGAACAGATCGAGTCGTTACGGCTGATCCCCGGAGTAACCGTGCTGCGCCCAGCCGATGCCGGAGAGACTGCACTGGCCTGGGACATCGCCGCCAGGAATCTCGCGGGTCCGACTGCGCTGATCCTGACCAGGCAAAGCCTGCCCAACCTGGGCAACGATGGACTGAACGACCTCCGTCGCAATGGACTTCGTACGGTGGGTACGGCGACGGACCATCCTGACGTCCTCCTGGGCGCCAGTGGTTCGGAGGTATCGCTAGCGCTGGCCGCGGCCGATCTTCTTGCCGAGCGGGGTGTACGGGCAGCTGTGGTGTCGGTGATGTGGCGGGAGCGGCTCAGCGAAGCACTCTCGGTGGACCGCACAGTCCTGCCGGACGTCCCGGCGGTGTGGATAGAGGCCGGTGTGACGATCGGGTGGCGTGCTCTGGCGCGTGATCGCGACGTCGTCGTCGGTCTGAATCGGTTCGGTGAGAGCGGACCGGGGTCGCAGGTCGCTGCCCACCTAGGGCTCACGCCGCGAGCGGTCGCCGATTCCGCACTACGGGTCCTCGAACGGTCAGTCAATCCGAGTTAG
- the rpe gene encoding ribulose-phosphate 3-epimerase: MDGRSPTVVASVLPADYSDLGQELRHLEKAGVDRIQWDVMDGQFVPNLTFGPDLIAACRPHVSMGFEAHLMVEDPDPMLGAWVQAGCEIVIVHAEATRHLHRTLCAIADLGARAGVALNPATPLQAVMNVLDLVDLLLVMTVNPGFGGQRYIASMETKIAAARTEIDRRGGDIELEVDGGIGVGTIGAAARAGASVFCAGSSIFNGAGTMSDRVGALRSAAVLGAELR; the protein is encoded by the coding sequence ATGGACGGGCGCTCGCCTACTGTCGTCGCATCGGTTCTGCCCGCGGACTATTCAGATCTAGGTCAAGAGCTGCGGCATTTGGAGAAGGCGGGTGTCGACCGCATCCAGTGGGATGTGATGGACGGTCAGTTCGTGCCGAATCTGACCTTCGGCCCCGATCTGATCGCCGCTTGTCGGCCACACGTGTCGATGGGCTTCGAAGCACACCTGATGGTCGAGGATCCAGATCCGATGTTGGGAGCCTGGGTGCAAGCGGGTTGCGAGATCGTCATCGTGCACGCTGAGGCAACTCGGCACTTGCACAGGACACTGTGTGCGATAGCTGATTTGGGTGCCCGCGCAGGTGTGGCGTTGAATCCCGCCACACCGTTGCAGGCCGTGATGAATGTGCTCGACTTGGTTGATCTGCTGTTGGTGATGACGGTGAATCCAGGATTCGGCGGACAACGGTACATCGCGTCAATGGAGACCAAGATCGCCGCGGCGCGTACCGAAATAGACCGTCGCGGAGGCGACATCGAGCTGGAGGTCGACGGTGGAATAGGTGTTGGAACCATTGGCGCCGCTGCTCGGGCAGGCGCGAGTGTGTTCTGTGCGGGGTCATCGATCTTCAACGGGGCGGGCACGATGTCCGACCGCGTTGGAGCCCTGCGCAGCGCTGCGGTGCTGGGGGCGGAGCTACGATGA